The Setaria viridis chromosome 2, Setaria_viridis_v4.0, whole genome shotgun sequence DNA window ATTGAGTTTATAAATCGTCGCAGGTTCTTGGACTTGACATTTGTGCTGATATTATTGTTGGTGATGAGATGAAAAGAGGCATTTCTGGTGGGCAAAAGAAACGTGTGACAACTGGTATGCCTGCATCATGCCAAATTAATATAAAGAAATGATCTGTAATTTCTCCATGAAACTCTAAAACTATCCAACTACATGTTTAATCATAATCATGAATTGCCACATAACAACCAGTAATTTTCCAATATTACTGGTTTTCTAAGTTCCATGTTTACTGTTCTTTCCTCCAGTGTcagagctagggtttttgccctCTGGGGTCTAGCTACAGATTCAGAACCTTATGGACTCTAATCCTCATATTTTACTTGATCGTTATCTTAATCTATATGCTTAACTAAGAAATCTGACTAAACCTATGCCATTGGTTGACATGCTGACTAAGTCACTGTCTTCCTCTGTTATTTACTGCTAAATAGATTGTTTGTGTGTGATATTGAGCATAAGGAATCCTGATGTTAGCTTTCTTGGACTTCAATAACTGCTATGGTTGTAGGTGAGATGTTAACTGGACCGGCAAAGGCTTTGTTCATGGATGAAATATCTACTGGGCTTGATAGTTCCAGCACATTTCAGATTGTCAAATACATCAGACAGATGGTTCATGTGATGAATAATACAGTGATGATCTCCCTTCTCCAGCCTCCGCCTGAGACCTACAATTTATTTGATGACATCATTTTACTATCAGAAGGTTACGTAGTCTACCATGGGCCACGGGCTGATATCCTTGAGTTCTTTGAGAGTGCTGGTTTCCGGTGCCCTGAACGGAAAGGAGTGGCAGACTTCCTTCAAGAGGTGACTTCCAGGAAAGATCAACAGCAGTATTGGTGCCACGACCAGGAACATTATCGTTATGTGTCAGTCCCAGAGTTTGTGCAACATTTCAAGACATTTCATGTTGGCCAGAAGCTCCAGAAAGAGTTACAAGTTCCTTATGACAAGTCTAAAACACATCCTGCTGCATTGACTACCAAGAAGTATGGGTTATCTAGCTGGGAGTCTCTCAAGGCAGTCTTGTCCAGAGAATGGTTGCTGATGAGGCGCAACTCCTTCCTCTACATATTCAAGTTTGTTCAATTGTTTATGCTGGCACTCATAACCATGACAGTGTTTTTCAGAACAAAGATGCCCAGTGGAAAGTTTTCTGATAATGGCAAATTTAATGGTGCTTTGGCTTCTTCTTTAATCACAATCATGTTCATTGGAGTTACTGAGATGAACATGACCATAAAAAAGCTACCAGTATTCTATAAACAGAGAGACTACTTGTTCTTTCCAGCATGGACCTATGGACTTGCAACCATACTATTAAAGATTCCCTTTTCATTCCTGGATTCATTTATGTGGACAACTGTTACATATTATGTTATGGGTTTTGCACCTGCTGCTGGAAGGTAGCTGTTCTTATTTTCAGTTCACACACTTTTACACCTTCATAATTGCGCAGCAACAAAACCTTTTACTCCCAAGCAAGCTGGAGTAGGTTAGAGCTGAAACCAACACATGCCACCAaaactaaataaaataaatggtaaaaaagcaaaaaaaagaattagtaatagtaataaTAGTAGTCCGCATAACGATTTTTGTATCAGTTTTTCATGTAACATGTTCCTCTGTATACTGATTTCAGGTTCTTCAGCCAGTTTCTAGCATACTTTTTAACACACCAGATGGCTGTGGCCATGTTTCGGTTGCTAGGTGCAATTTTGAAGACAATGGTTGTGGCTAATACATTTGGCATGTTTTCGCTGCTTATTGTTTTCTTGTTTGGAGGGTTTCTCATCCCCAGACGTAAGTGCCTTCTTCTCAAAAAGATGTCATTGTGGATAATGAACTTTACTCCCCATGGCTGCTAGTTAACTGCAATTATTGTTTGCTATAAACAACATAATGTCCTTGAAGGGTGATTGAAACCTTTTCTTCATTGAGATTTCTTCCTTATGTTCCCTGAATATTGTACTGCGAACTATGAAGTACTAATGTTTCTTACTGTGCCTCTTGATACTTATGTGTACAGAGGATATTAAACCATGGTGGATTTGGGCCTACTGGGTATCTCCCATGATGTACAGTAATAATGCTATATCTATCAATGAATTCCTTGCCACTAGATGGGCCGGTGTAAGTTTCTGTGTACTCTCACAAATTTTTCTCTCTAAATATATCTATCTTTTTTCACTTATATTAGTTTCTAGGTTGTTGACATATCTTGAACTAATATAGCATTTAATTGCAGCCGAACACTGCTGCAAACATTAATGCACCAACAATAGGGAAGGCTATTCTGAAATTTAAAGGCTACTTTGGTGGTCAATGGGGGTACTGGCTTTCCATCGGTGCCATGATAGGATTTATTATTCTTTTCAATGTTCTCTTCCTTTGTGCTCTTACATTCTTGAGCCGTaagcttctttcttttttctgcaaTTGTCACTAGTTTGATGCCTAGGTACAGCACTTATGAACTATATCTCCTACAGCTGGTGGCAGTTCAAATGCTGTTATTTCTGATGACGACGACAAAAAGAAGTCAacagatcaagaacaaatgcaCCAGGTTCCCCATGGTAAGAGAGCAGCAAGTGTACCCTTGTGTCTTTTTCGACCCTTATTACTTCTTCCTAGCTTTCTCTCAATATAGCCCATTTGGATTGGGATTTTAAAAGTTTGGAGGAAAAGAAGCATCCATTCTTGATGTTTTGTTTTATATGAAATTCCAATGAGAATGCTACATTTAAAGAAGCCCAAATAATGAGATGGCTTGATTCCTACAACTCGCACTAGGACCTGCAAGCATCATGATTCACGAAGCGTACCTTTTTTGTTTCTATTCATATTTTAATATATTTATCTACATCTATCATCTCATGTCAGGTACGGATGAAGCAGCAAACAGGAGAACCCAGACAGGAATGGTCTTGCCCTTCCAACCACTTTCACTTTCTTTCAACCACATGAACTACTACGTTGACATGCCTGCTGTAAGTCGATCTTCTAAAATGATGTTCCAAGTTTTGACATAATCAGATCAGGAAAATTTGATGAAACACATCATAGTTGGAGCAGAAATTCAAGTTTTGATATAACCAGATCAGGAAAATTTGTTGAAACACATCATTGTTGGAGCAGAAACTTACTTTACCAATTATAATCTTTTTTCTGTTGCCTGGTGCCTGAGTTATTGATAATAATCTTTTGAACTAAGCTAGTACTTTTACTACTTAAATCAGTAACACAATTTGTATATTAACGTTTAATGCAAAATGCTTTGTAGGCAATGAAAGAACAAGGTTTTACAGAAAGCCGCCTTCAATTGCTATCTGATATTAGTGGCGCATTCAGACCAGGTGTTCTGACTGCACTAGTTGGTGTCAGTGGAGCTGGAAAGACCACTCTAATGGATGTACTGGCAGGAAGAAAGACAAGTGGAACTATTGAGGGAGATATAAAGCTTTCTGGTTACCCTAAGAAACAGGAAACTTTTGCTCGCATCAGTGGCTATTGTGAACAAACTGATATCCATTCACCAAATGTTACTGTGTATGAATCACTCATTTATTCTGCTTGGTTGCGTCTTTCTTCAGAAGTTGATGAGAATACTAGAAAGGTATGCACCTTTTTCCTGTATTGTATGCGCTTATGCCTTGATGCTGCTAGAGAAAAATAATTGCAGTGATTGCAGCTTTTGAGGACCAGTACTAAGATTGCCCATTAACTGACAGCATACTTTCAATCCAAAATTGTATTTTGTGTCAAGAAAGTTGTGTGCTAACTATCACTAAAAATAGTTTGACACATATTATCCAACCCTGACATATCGAATATGCACTTTCAAGATAGTTTGAAGTGAGGTATACCTGAATCTAGACTGGCTTAATCATTTGGTGTTTGTTATGCCGATATACAAATAGAATTAGTTTTATGGTACATCATGAGTTTATATTGTTATTTTCCTTTAAAATGTACTTCAATAGTACATATAGTTACTACGCTATGTTTCTTGTATCGCCTGGTTCTATTCGAATTTGTAAAAGGCCTGCCCCACAGCCATGGTACTAAAGAAAAGGTCGAGGTCAATATCTTTGGAGTTGAAAGCATTAGTTCTGATAAATTATTTTCACTGTAGATGTTTGTGGAAGAAGTGATGTCACTAGTTGAGCTTGATATATTGCGTGATGCTCTGGTTGGTCTCCCTGGTGTTAGTGGGTTATCGACTGAACAAAGGAAGAGACTGACCATTGCTGTAGAACTAGTGGCAAACCCTTCAATTATATTCATGGACGAGCCAACTTCTGGCCTTGATGCTCGAGCTGCTGCAATTGTCATGCGTACAGTGAGAAATACAGTTAACACTGGACGGACAGTGGTTTGTACGATCCATCAGCCCAGCATTGATATCTTCGAGGCTTTTGATGAGGTTCTTACATTACTCATATTTTTAAGCTCTAATATCATCTCTTTATTTTTGAATTCTGCAAGAACATACTGAAAAATGGTCACGTCTTTCAGCTTCTGTTGCTGAAGAGAGGAGGGCGTGTCATATATGCTGGCCAGCTTGGTGTTCAATCTCGCATACTAGTTGACTATTTCGAGGTGAATTGTCTTTTATGTTTTATTTCAGTCTAGGGAAACCAAATTCTAACATTCCATATTACTAAATCAGTTAACAGATCAATAGAGGAATTTAGGCAAATACAATTCTACTTGGTAGGTTCAGAAAATAAGAGAAATATGTTCGagttatataaaaaaaagaggTTGTGATTAATCGCGTGGAACTCCATGTTTTGGTTAGGAATTGCAACATTTCATGTTCAAAACTAACTTCAAATCCTGAAAAGTATTTTGACAATTTGAGGAAAATTGCATACCAATTCAGGAATTAACTAGTACTAGAATTACTCATATTTGCCTACATTGTACCGTTTTGTATAGAGGTGACCTGATCTTGAGGTGAGACAACAAAAAGGATACTTTTAATCTATGACATTCCCCTGCAGGCAATTCCAGGTGTTCCAAAAATTACAGAAGGATACAATCCAGCAACATGGATGCTGGAAGTCAGCTCTCCTCTAGCTGAGGCTCGCATGAATGTTGATTTTGCTGAAATTTATGCAAATTCTGCTCTTTACCGGTAAATATATGTGCTATGTTATTATATCagcagttttttgtttggtaaatttgttttttctttgatgCTGGTTAAACTTCTGATTGTTTGAATCTTAAACAAACAAAGCAGAAATGTTCTTACTCTTACATTTTATAATGAATATGTTCAGGAGCAATCAAGAACTTATTAAGGAGTTGAGCATTCCACCACCAGGCTACCAGGATCTTTCCTTCCCTTCTAAATATGCCCAAAATTTCCGAAATCAATGTATGGCAAATACATGGAAGCAATTTCGATCTTATTGGAAGAATCCACCCTACAATGCAATGCGCTATCTTATGACACTTCTCTATAGTGTTGTGTTCGGTACAGTCTTTTGGCGCAAGGGAAAGAATGTGTATGATCCTACTCCATCTCATGATATTCACAAATACCATTAATTCTGTTCTAATTGTAATCAATTCATGGGATAGTGTTAGATCGATGACCTTCCATGCAAAGTACTCTTGTTTGATCTGTTTTTGTCTCCTAATATTTGTACAGAGGAACAGAACAGGACCTGCTCAATCTACTTGGAGCCACATATGCTGCTATTTTCTTCCTTGGAGCTGCAAATTTGCTCTCAGCTCTACCTGTTTTTTCTATCGAAAGGACAGTCTTCTACCGTGAAAAGGCTGCTGGGATGTTCTCTCCATTGTCCTATGCATTTGCGCTGGTAATTTCTAAATACCTTATGTTGTCATGTATTAATTGAAATACGGTGATCCGAACATGCATTAGTCTTTTGTCCAAACAGAATAACCTATTCCCCTATGGATCATGACCAAGAAAGCTTTACACAACCAAACACATCCATTTTCTTTTGTGCAATCGTAGATTACTAGTTACTTTCTCAGAGTTTTTTTTACTCCATGCATACACAAATTGTATACTAAAACTTCTCTCTTGAAACTGATTGATGCGTGTAGACTGTCGTGGAGCTTGTCTACAACATTGCTCAGGGTATTCTTTATACTGTCCCTATCTACGCTATGATTGGCTATGACTGGAAGGCAGACAAATTCTTCTACTTCCTGTTCTTTATCACTGCTTGCTTCCTCTACTTCACACTGTTTGGTGCAATGCTGATTGCCTGCACTCCTTCCCAAATGCTCGCAAGTATTCTTGTCTCATTCACTCTCACCAGCTGGAACATCTTCGCGGGATTCCTCATACCCCGACCGGTAGGCATCTCTGTGAGCCCTGGCATCACATTACACCACTCCTCATGGATACATGGTACCAACCGGCGCCCTGAGCTGCCAATTCAGTTTCTGAAACTATTTCACTCTTGCAGGCGTTGCCTATCTGGTGGCGATGGTACTACTGGTGTGACCCCGTGGCCTGGACCATCTATGGCGTCATCGCGTCGCAGTTTGGCGACATAGGCCGTAGCGTTGAGGTTCCTGGCAACCTCGCCGGCAAAGCAGTTAAGGAAGTTCTGAAAGAAACCCTGGGCATGAAGCACGACTTCGTCGGCTACGTCCTGCTGGCGCACTTCGGCTACATCCtcttgttcctcttcctcttcgctTACGGCACCAAGGCCTTGAACTTCCAGAAACGGTAGATGGTGACCAGTAGAGGATATAGCATGTACTTACTTGATTACCCGTCCTCGTTAAGTGTGGGGTTACGTATTGGATAACATGTAATTACTCAGAGTACTCGACCACAATGTAATTTCCCCCCTCCTTTTTGAGTGTAGACCTACTTGCCGGATCACAGTTTCAGCAaatctagaattttttttccattttcgttcttttttttttctttatcgaCGGCCCAAGTCTGTTGCAAAAGTGACCATCCCGACCACATGTTCTCTTAATTAAGACTACCGAAGAAAGCACAAGTTGGGTTCGTAGCGTCCGGGAGAAATTTGAATAAGGTCCCATACTTTCCTTCATCAAATATTGTACCACTCCATTAATTCATGTTAGAGGAATTTAGCATATATAAGCACTATAAATCATCTCATGGAGGAATTTTTGCGCTAAGTCGATCTAAGATTTCATCTGAACAAAGAAGGGGCGACTAGGCCTATTTAGATACGAagttttttattttagaaaatgtGACGAT harbors:
- the LOC117842023 gene encoding ABC transporter G family member 43 isoform X1; translated protein: MAGEIAPSGSRRGWLSAASISQSLRAGGDPDDPFRRSTASRDDGDDEENLRWAALEKLPTYDRMRRGIIRRALDGEGTKLAAGGEVDLTNLDPRDGRELMERVFKAVEDDNERLLRRFRDRLDLVGIELPQIEVRYEHLSVEADVHVGARALPTLLNSAIDVLEGLISRFGSSNKSTIQILKDVSGIIKPSRMTLLLGPPSSGKSTLMRALTGKPAKNLKVSGKITYCGHEFSEFYPERTSAYVSQYDLHNGEMTVRETMDFSRRCLGIGARYDMLSELARRERNAGIKPDPEIDAFMKATAVEGKETNIMTDIILKVLGLDICADIIVGDEMKRGISGGQKKRVTTGEMLTGPAKALFMDEISTGLDSSSTFQIVKYIRQMVHVMNNTVMISLLQPPPETYNLFDDIILLSEGYVVYHGPRADILEFFESAGFRCPERKGVADFLQEVTSRKDQQQYWCHDQEHYRYVSVPEFVQHFKTFHVGQKLQKELQVPYDKSKTHPAALTTKKYGLSSWESLKAVLSREWLLMRRNSFLYIFKFVQLFMLALITMTVFFRTKMPSGKFSDNGKFNGALASSLITIMFIGVTEMNMTIKKLPVFYKQRDYLFFPAWTYGLATILLKIPFSFLDSFMWTTVTYYVMGFAPAAGRFFSQFLAYFLTHQMAVAMFRLLGAILKTMVVANTFGMFSLLIVFLFGGFLIPRQDIKPWWIWAYWVSPMMYSNNAISINEFLATRWAGPNTAANINAPTIGKAILKFKGYFGGQWGYWLSIGAMIGFIILFNVLFLCALTFLSPGGSSNAVISDDDDKKKSTDQEQMHQVPHGTDEAANRRTQTGMVLPFQPLSLSFNHMNYYVDMPAAMKEQGFTESRLQLLSDISGAFRPGVLTALVGVSGAGKTTLMDVLAGRKTSGTIEGDIKLSGYPKKQETFARISGYCEQTDIHSPNVTVYESLIYSAWLRLSSEVDENTRKMFVEEVMSLVELDILRDALVGLPGVSGLSTEQRKRLTIAVELVANPSIIFMDEPTSGLDARAAAIVMRTVRNTVNTGRTVVCTIHQPSIDIFEAFDELLLLKRGGRVIYAGQLGVQSRILVDYFEAIPGVPKITEGYNPATWMLEVSSPLAEARMNVDFAEIYANSALYRSNQELIKELSIPPPGYQDLSFPSKYAQNFRNQCMANTWKQFRSYWKNPPYNAMRYLMTLLYSVVFGTVFWRKGKNVGTEQDLLNLLGATYAAIFFLGAANLLSALPVFSIERTVFYREKAAGMFSPLSYAFALTVVELVYNIAQGILYTVPIYAMIGYDWKADKFFYFLFFITACFLYFTLFGAMLIACTPSQMLASILVSFTLTSWNIFAGFLIPRPALPIWWRWYYWCDPVAWTIYGVIASQFGDIGRSVEVPGNLAGKAVKEVLKETLGMKHDFVGYVLLAHFGYILLFLFLFAYGTKALNFQKR
- the LOC117842023 gene encoding ABC transporter G family member 43 isoform X2 produces the protein MTLLLGPPSSGKSTLMRALTGKPAKNLKVSGKITYCGHEFSEFYPERTSAYVSQYDLHNGEMTVRETMDFSRRCLGIGARYDMLSELARRERNAGIKPDPEIDAFMKATAVEGKETNIMTDIILKVLGLDICADIIVGDEMKRGISGGQKKRVTTGEMLTGPAKALFMDEISTGLDSSSTFQIVKYIRQMVHVMNNTVMISLLQPPPETYNLFDDIILLSEGYVVYHGPRADILEFFESAGFRCPERKGVADFLQEVTSRKDQQQYWCHDQEHYRYVSVPEFVQHFKTFHVGQKLQKELQVPYDKSKTHPAALTTKKYGLSSWESLKAVLSREWLLMRRNSFLYIFKFVQLFMLALITMTVFFRTKMPSGKFSDNGKFNGALASSLITIMFIGVTEMNMTIKKLPVFYKQRDYLFFPAWTYGLATILLKIPFSFLDSFMWTTVTYYVMGFAPAAGRFFSQFLAYFLTHQMAVAMFRLLGAILKTMVVANTFGMFSLLIVFLFGGFLIPRQDIKPWWIWAYWVSPMMYSNNAISINEFLATRWAGPNTAANINAPTIGKAILKFKGYFGGQWGYWLSIGAMIGFIILFNVLFLCALTFLSPGGSSNAVISDDDDKKKSTDQEQMHQVPHGTDEAANRRTQTGMVLPFQPLSLSFNHMNYYVDMPAAMKEQGFTESRLQLLSDISGAFRPGVLTALVGVSGAGKTTLMDVLAGRKTSGTIEGDIKLSGYPKKQETFARISGYCEQTDIHSPNVTVYESLIYSAWLRLSSEVDENTRKMFVEEVMSLVELDILRDALVGLPGVSGLSTEQRKRLTIAVELVANPSIIFMDEPTSGLDARAAAIVMRTVRNTVNTGRTVVCTIHQPSIDIFEAFDELLLLKRGGRVIYAGQLGVQSRILVDYFEAIPGVPKITEGYNPATWMLEVSSPLAEARMNVDFAEIYANSALYRSNQELIKELSIPPPGYQDLSFPSKYAQNFRNQCMANTWKQFRSYWKNPPYNAMRYLMTLLYSVVFGTVFWRKGKNVGTEQDLLNLLGATYAAIFFLGAANLLSALPVFSIERTVFYREKAAGMFSPLSYAFALTVVELVYNIAQGILYTVPIYAMIGYDWKADKFFYFLFFITACFLYFTLFGAMLIACTPSQMLASILVSFTLTSWNIFAGFLIPRPALPIWWRWYYWCDPVAWTIYGVIASQFGDIGRSVEVPGNLAGKAVKEVLKETLGMKHDFVGYVLLAHFGYILLFLFLFAYGTKALNFQKR